One Eurosta solidaginis isolate ZX-2024a chromosome 5, ASM4086904v1, whole genome shotgun sequence DNA segment encodes these proteins:
- the RpS9 gene encoding small ribosomal subunit protein uS4: MVNGRIPSVFSKTYVTPRRPYEKARLDQELKVIGEYGLRNKREVWRVKYVLAKIRKAARELLTLEEKDEKRLFQGNALLRRLVRIGVLDESRMKLDYVLGLKIEDFLERRLQTQVFKLGLAKSIHHARVLIRQRHIRVRRQVVNIPSFVVRLDSQKHIDFSLKSPFGGGRPGRVKRKNMKKNQGGSGAAAEEEED; encoded by the exons ATGGTCAACGGACGCATACCGTCTGTCTTCTCGAAGACTTATGTGACACCACGTCGCCCCTATGAAAAAGCACGTTTGGATCAGGAATTAAAAGTTATAGGTGAATATGGTTTGCGCAACAAGCGCGAAGTGTGGCGTGTCAAATACGTTTTGGCCAAAATTCGTAAAGCTGCACGTGAATTGTTGACTCTTGAAGAGAAAGATGAAAAGAGATTGTTCCAAG GTAATGCCTTGTTACGTCGTTTGGTACGTATTGGCGTGCTGGATGAATCGCGCATGAAGCTCGATTATGTGTTGGGTCTTAAAATTGAGGATTTCTTGGAACGTCGCCTACAAACACAGGTTTTCAAATTGGGATTGGCTAAATCCATCCATCATGCGCGTGTATTGATCCGTCAAAGACATATTCG CGTTCGAAGACAAGTGGTGAACATTCCATCATTTGTGGTGCGTTTGGATTCACAAAAGCACATTGATTTCTCATTGAAATCGCCCTTCGGTGGGGGTCGTCCAGGTCGCGTGAAGAGGAAGAACATGAAGAAGAACCAAGGAGGCAGTGGGGCAGCTgctgaagaagaagaagattaA